One genomic window of Halobellus limi includes the following:
- a CDS encoding amino acid-binding protein produces MTSALGSDAESDAESDADAERASRSRGGIDDAGDAERDPQPHTIRLELADEPGQLLAALEPISENGGNLLSIFHERGNVTPRGRIPVEVDVEATPDRFDAIVDALREEGVNVVQAGAEHYAEEVAVLLVGHLVDTDLSDTLRRIEANPATSIADFSLNAPEGRSDTSSARLRMATRAGETAAALDLVRAIADEKDLHVVEPLAGGAV; encoded by the coding sequence GTGACGTCCGCGCTCGGATCCGACGCCGAGTCGGACGCGGAGTCCGACGCCGACGCGGAGCGGGCGTCCCGGTCTCGCGGCGGGATCGACGACGCCGGCGACGCCGAGCGCGACCCCCAGCCCCACACGATCCGCCTCGAACTCGCGGACGAACCGGGGCAGTTGCTCGCCGCGCTGGAACCGATCTCGGAGAACGGCGGGAACCTGCTTTCGATCTTCCACGAGCGCGGCAACGTCACGCCCCGGGGTCGGATCCCCGTGGAGGTCGACGTCGAGGCCACGCCGGACCGCTTCGACGCGATCGTCGACGCGCTCCGCGAGGAGGGCGTCAACGTCGTGCAGGCGGGTGCGGAACACTACGCCGAGGAGGTCGCCGTGCTGCTCGTGGGCCACCTCGTCGACACCGACCTCTCCGATACGCTCCGCCGGATCGAGGCCAATCCGGCGACGTCGATCGCGGACTTCTCGCTGAACGCGCCGGAGGGCCGGAGCGACACGTCGAGCGCGCGTCTCCGGATGGCGACGCGGGCCGGCGAGACGGCGGCGGCGCTGGACCTCGTCCGCGCCATCGCCGACGAGAAGGACCTCCACGTCGTCGAACCGCTCGCGGGGGGTGCGGTATGA
- a CDS encoding homoserine dehydrogenase, protein MSDGKRLAVIGAGAVGSSVVDLAAEYGHSVVAFADSASAVVDAEGIDAGAALDRKSSEGVVGDDDPDAALDSEYDVLVEATPTTLGDAEPGFSHLASALERDRHVVLANKGPVAERYADVRELERESAGEVRFEATVGGAIPIISTVEDLSSSHVTAARGVLNGTANFILSRMAAEGIDYEHVLAEAQDLGVAEADPTFDVEGTDAALKCVILANVLSAGEREFTLSDADVEGITNVPGSALELAAEDGRTIRLVGEATRDGIRVGPRLVPQNAALAVTGTRNIVQLETTHAGQLNLSGRGAGGPETASAVLGDVGRLD, encoded by the coding sequence ATGAGCGACGGAAAGCGCCTCGCCGTCATCGGTGCGGGCGCGGTCGGCAGTTCCGTCGTCGACCTCGCCGCGGAGTACGGCCACTCGGTCGTCGCGTTCGCGGACTCCGCCTCGGCGGTCGTCGACGCCGAGGGGATCGACGCCGGGGCAGCGCTGGACCGGAAGTCGAGCGAGGGAGTCGTCGGCGACGACGACCCGGACGCGGCGCTCGACTCCGAGTACGACGTGCTCGTCGAGGCGACGCCGACGACGCTCGGGGACGCCGAGCCCGGGTTCTCACACCTCGCGTCCGCCCTGGAACGCGACCGCCACGTCGTCCTCGCGAACAAGGGCCCGGTCGCCGAACGGTACGCCGACGTCCGGGAACTGGAGCGCGAGAGCGCCGGCGAGGTCCGGTTCGAGGCGACGGTCGGCGGGGCGATCCCGATCATCTCGACGGTCGAGGACCTCTCTTCCTCTCACGTCACCGCCGCCCGCGGCGTCCTCAACGGCACGGCGAACTTCATCCTCTCGCGGATGGCCGCCGAGGGGATCGACTACGAGCACGTCCTCGCGGAGGCGCAGGATTTGGGCGTCGCGGAGGCCGACCCGACGTTCGACGTCGAGGGGACCGACGCCGCGCTGAAGTGCGTCATCCTCGCGAACGTGCTCTCGGCGGGCGAACGGGAGTTCACGCTCTCGGACGCCGACGTCGAGGGGATCACGAACGTCCCCGGTAGCGCGCTCGAACTCGCCGCGGAGGACGGCCGGACGATCCGGCTCGTCGGCGAGGCGACGCGCGACGGCATCCGCGTCGGGCCGCGCCTGGTCCCACAGAACGCCGCCCTCGCGGTGACGGGGACTCGGAACATCGTGCAACTGGAGACGACGCACGCGGGACAGCTGAACCTCAGCGGACGGGGGGCTGGCGGGCCGGAGACGGCCTCTGCGGTCCTCGGCGACGTCGGCCGGCTCGACTGA